The Ananas comosus cultivar F153 linkage group 2, ASM154086v1, whole genome shotgun sequence genome contains a region encoding:
- the LOC109723385 gene encoding uncharacterized protein LOC109723385 isoform X3: MCGLELRHCILGFLEAPAFEDGILERYPSFLNIILNHVSDDTSEFSYAVSCLKASFEMLGCKLWLRTTLSPSVIRNTLLGHCFHIRDEKSHKEIFDLFLPFLQSLEALQDGEHEKQRRNIIYFLLHQVSHSSNFSALMRKNACKIALLIVYRGYTMNPPAPPSECAHMWGPSLVSSLMDSSLHCSLRQPAFDLINIIIISDASAMISFKLKYQNTSDIDARNLADPFDDEDELPFSHEIEEKDNCCWSGFSMQNKVASRECKDWICIPLLWFDSMIRMDLLMLPISFSKVAFWALSHISILESGSTAEYSLSLEAWLSSNAAEISSSLAWQVPNSSDDGGEGRESRNSLKVSSMCNVLIKVFKRFATHYIMQIEKYELRKQWTWEPRMSESLILLLIDPNDCIRQADRGILEHVSKSRGLTSGLQFLCSSASSLSALFLGLRYALRLVQADQLLAKFQSLHHLFFVVRKLLKDVVTSQQSPVDIKEASQPVKSLSEGGFLRQPNSNYVPVRQPESSANIVDFNSWEKFSYLLSAITLPFLLKCLKDGMDLANSKHCQMTSVRLLELLPVVYERLAVYASKQSGNADTMLVDILDLKWLSDLVDWGRSSLIVITRHWKQCMFALLETLKGSPIGTVPHSIDSIKAIISNDVVMIDDLKERVSNIRISVSKEASGRVECRVLTEKRSSYKSSLTKGSMTSERSTYSSPFLHNEPALPAHKIREEGVILLSDDEGEEKTPVTLSSSSTSLSRERLEPFPSGTFLEGATCASFKAESTDSRSSINPVDMGKGLHKSGNESYTTVSLKKFVEQGASCASSKAESTDNGTIIPSLGGIDTDKGLRKSANESNAAVSFKKTKSSDKSIHNQLSAKTPSSEVDKDSSVIKEVICEEKDNADPLEHALNSSWRPQLMLTKPKASAPKRQAIQLQLPTRNKSGSLGKMDACTRRLKPPKLDIWYRDILEMDYFAVVGLSTDDGNKSKDSTNLKEVPLFFHSESHYVDIFRPLVLEEFKAQLHNSYIETSLDDMACGSLCVISVERIDDFFLVRGRIDDTESAASRGCVESDLILLTKVPLKNSAQTVHVLGKVERREKSDKNRSLILIIRFYLSNDSPRLNKMRRLLTERSKWFMSRVMSLTPNLREFQALSSLHDIPMLPVILNPVNSSSGYPESRKVQLGKLSQPMQKVLMSSFNDSQLQAISIAIGTLESSKGFELSLIQGPPGTGKTRTIVAIVSALLALPSVQRKHTSKFLSSDPKPSNVGSTNMRAKISQSAAIARAWQDAAFAKQMVRDSEKDFVGPIDRLSKGRVLVCAQSNAAVDELVSRLREGLYGNDGKSYKPYIVRVGNAKTVHPSSLPFFIDTLVEQRLAEEVENSKEPNKDTDVESSSSLRAKLEKVVDSIRSYEAKRAKLKDSDASGNVSLDDRPHKEDDMSELSDEAIRVKLNILYGQKKALCGELAVAQAREKKLAEENKSLKYKVRKSILKEAEIVVTTLSGCGGDLYGVCSESASDNRFGNFSEQTLFDVVVIDEAAQALEPATLIPLQLLKSNGTRCIMVGDPKQLPATVLSNVASKFLYECSMFERLQKAGHPVIMLTEQYRMHPEICRFPSMHFYENKLLNGAQMVSKSAPFHEHCLLGPYMFFDIVDGHECYGKNAGFQSLFNECEADAAVEILKFLKKRYPLEFTNKRIGIVTPYRSQLSLLRSRFSNLFGPEVLSEMELNTVDGFQGREVDILVVSTVRASDSSTKQCASNSASIGFVADVRRMNVALTRAKFSLWIVGNARTLQTNLHWAALIKNAKERKLFVSVSRPYSSIFKKDTLDSHSSQPMRSERGGHRGKVKHTDKNLDKSTRRLLRDSSLNNLQEICKKDESSKVVVGRPHENKKPRVQDEKSAISEGKFKRESVSKCVGDEINVDSPVSKDSNMKSLVKKAKRASKSSERSKSSSKWSQGDSSSALSCSTKGNNQKGEVVKSKTTVLGEQDHLIAARKRQREAVDSLLSSALISSKKPPSKQSSFKKQS; this comes from the exons GGGCCCATCTTTGGTCAGCTCATTGATGGATTCATCCTTACATTGTTCTTTACGTCAACCAGCTTTTGATCTCATCAATATAATCATTATTTCTGATGCTTCTGCCATGATCTCGTTTAAATTGAAGTACCAAAATACTTCAGATATTGATGCGAGGAACTTAGCTGATCCTTTTGACGATGAGGATGAGCTCCCTTTCTCTCATGAAATTGAGGAGAAGGATAACTGCTGTTGGAGTGGTTTTAGCATGCAGAACAAGGTTGCTTCTCGTGAATGTAAGGACTGGATATGCATTCCATTATTGTGGTTTGATAGTATGATCCGAATGGATCTCTTGATGCTGCCCATATCTTTTTCCAAGGTTGCATTTTGGGCTTTATCTCATATATCTATCTTAGAGTCTGGATCTACTGCTGAATATTCACTTTCTTTGGAGGCCTGGTTATCATCTAATGCTGCAGAAATTTCTTCCTCGCTAGCATGGCAAGTTCCGAACAGTTCTGATGATGGTGGTGAGGGAAGGGAGTCTAGAAACTCTCTCAAGGTGTCATCCATGTGTAACGTCTTGATTAAAGTATTTAAAAG GTTTGCCACCCATTATATCATGCAAATAGAGAAATATGAGCTTCGAAAGCAGTGGACTTGGGAACCAAGGATGTCAGAGAGTTTGATACTGTTGCTTATAGACCCTAATGAT TGCATAAGACAAGCTGATAGGGGAATCTTAGAACATGTTTCTAAGTCTCGAGGTTTGACTTCTGGGCTTCAGTTTCTTTGCTCTAGCGCATCTTCCTTGTCTGCCTTATTTTTGGGTCTTAGATATGCTTTGAGACTG GTGCAAGCAGATCAATTATTGGCAAAATTTCAGAGTCTACATCATCTATTCTTTGTTGTGCGCAAACTGTTGAAGGATGTTGTAACTTCTCAGCAATCACCCGTTGACATTAAGGAGGCTTCACAACCTGTAAAATCTCTTTCTGAGGGGGGCTTTTTGCGGCAACCTAATTCTAATTATGTGCCAGTTAGGCAGCCTGAGAGTTCGGCAAATATCGTGGACTTCAATTCTTGGGAGAAGTTTAGTTACTTGCTATCGGCAATTACATTGCCTTTCCTCTTGAAATGCCTAAAGGATGGGATGGATCTCGCAAATAGCAAACATTGCCAG ATGACAAGTGTCCGCTTGCTGGAATTACTACCTGTGGTTTATGAGAGGCTTGCAGTATATGCATCTAAGCAATCAGGGAATGCGGACACCATGTTGGTTGATATCCTCGACTTAAAATGGCTTTCAGATTTGGTGGATTGGGGCAGATCTTCTCTTATCGTCATTACCAGACATTGGAAACAGTGCATGTTTGCTTTGCTAGAAACTCTAAAAGGTTCTCCGATCGGCACAGTTCCACATAGTATCGACTCCATTAAAGCAATTATATCAAATG ATGTAGTTATGATTGATGACTTGAAAGAGAGAGTTTCCAACATTAGAATTTCTGTGTCTAAAGAAGCTTCTGGTCGTGTTGAATGTAGAGTATTGACGGAAAAACGATCATCTTATAAATCTTCACTGACAAAGGGAAGTATGACTTCAGAGAGGTCTACATATAGTTCCCCTTTCTTACACAATGAACCAGCACTGCCAGCCCACAAAATTAGGGAAGAAGGTGTAATTCTCCTTTCGGAtgatgaaggagaagaaaaaacaCCTGTAACTTTGAGTAGCAGCAGTACAAGTTTGTCGAGAGAACGGTTGGAGCCTTTTCCATCTGGTACATTTCTTGAGGGGGCAACTTGTGCCTCTTTTAAAGCTGAGTCAACTGATAGCAGAAGCTCCATTAACCCTGTAGATATGGGCAAAGGACTCCACAAATCAGGTAATGAAAGTTACACCACTGTATCGCTCAAGAAATTTGTTGAGCAAGGAGCCAGTTGTGCCTCTTCTAAAGCTGAGTCAACTGATAATGGAACCATCATTCCCTCCTTAGGAGGAATAGATACAGATAAAGGACTACGTAAATCAGCTAATGAAAGCAACGCTGCTGTATCATTTAAGAAGACCAAGTCATCTGATAAATCTATTCATAATCAATTATCAGCCAAAACACCATCTTCAGAAGTAGACAAGGACAGCTCCGTCATTAAAGAGGTAATATGTGAGGAGAAGGATAATGCTGATCCATTAGAACATGCACTTAATAGCTCGTGGCGTCCACAACTGATGCTAACAAAACCAAAGGCATCTGCTCCTAAAAGGCAGGCCATTCAACTTCAGTTGCCCACCAGAAACAAATCAGGTTCCCTAGGTAAAATGGACGCATGTACCAGAAGATTAAAGCCTCCTAAGCTGGACATCTGGTATAGAGACATTTTAGAAATGGATTACTTTGCTGTTGTTGGATTATCTACCGATGACGGCAACAAAAGCAAAGATTCAACCAATTTGAAAGAGGTGCCTTTGTTCTTTCATTCGGAAAGTCATTATGTTGACATTTTCCGGCCATTGGTCTTGGAAGAGTTTAAAGCTCAGTTGCACAATTCATATATTGAGACTTCGTTGGATGACATGGCCTGTGGAAGCCTTTGTGTAATTTCAGTTGAAagaattgatgatttttttcttGTCCGTGGGCGGATTGATGACACTGAATCTGCTGCATCCAGAGGTTGTGTAGAAAGTGATCTAATCTTGCTTACTAAAGTGCCGCTGAAAAACTCTGCCCAAACTGTTCATGTACTTGGAAAG GTAGAGCGACGTGAGAAAAGTGATAAAAATCGATCACTAATTCTCATAATTAGGTTCTATCTCTCAAATGACTCCCCACGTTTAAATAAAATGAGAAGGCTTCTTACTGAACGAAGTAAATGGTTTATGAGTCGCGTTATGAGCTTAACCCCAAATCTTCGAGAATTCCAGGCTCTCTCATCGTTGCATGATATCCCAATGCTTCCTGTTATTTTGAATCCTGTTAATTCTTCCTCTGGCTATCCTGAATCAAGAAAAGTCCAACTGGGTAAACTTTCTCAGCCTATGCAAAAAGTGCTGATGTCTTCATTTAATGATAGTCAGCTCCAAGCTATCAGCATTGCCATTGGAACGCTGGAATCTTCAAAGGGCTTTGAACTGTCTCTCATTCAGGGCCCTCCAG GGACTGGTAAAACCAGAACTATAGTTGCCATTGTAAGTGCATTGCTTGCATTACCTTCCGTGCAGAGAAAACACACTTCCAAATTTCTGAGCAGTGATCCAAAACCTAGTAATGTTGGATCCACCAATATGAGAGCAAAGATTAGTCAATCAGCTGCAATAGCAAGAGCTTGGCAGGATGCTGCATTTGCTAAACAAATGGTTAGGGATTCGGAGAAAGATTTCGTTGGACCAATAGACCGCCTTTCTAAAGGAAGGGTTCTAGTCTGTGCCCAATCAAATGCTGCAGTTGATGAATTGGTATCCAGACTCCGCGAGGGTCTTTATGGGAATGATGGGAAATCTTATAAACCTTATATTGTAAGAGTTGGCAATGCAAAAACAGTTCATCCTAGTTCCTTACCCTTTTTTATCGATACACTTGTCGAACAGCGGTTGGCGGAAGAGGTGGAGAACAGTAAAGAACCGAACAAGGACACAGATGTTGAATCATCTAGTTCGCTTAGGGCTAAGTTGGAAAAAGTCGTAGATAGCATAAGGTCTTATGAAGCTAAGCGTGCTAAACTAAAGGACAGTGATGCGAGTGGCAATGTTTCTTTAGATGACAGGCCACACAAGGAAGATGACATGAGTGAACTTTCTGATGAAGCAATAAGGGTGAAGCTCAATATTTTGTATGGGCAAAAGAAGGCACTTTGCGGGGAGCTTGCTGTTGCTCAGGCTCGAGAAAAGAAATTGGCCGAGGAAAACAAATCTCTCAAGTATAAAGTTCGAAAATCTATACTAAAGGAAGCAGAAATCGTAGTAACAACACTCAGTGGATGTGGAGGTGACTTATATGGAGTTTGCTCTGAATCAGCTTCGGACAACAGATTCGGAAATTTTTCTGAGCAAACCTTGTTTGATGTTGTTGTAATTGATGAAGCAGCTCAG GCTCTTGAACCTGCTACTTTGATTCCACTTCAACTTCTCAAGTCAAATGGAACGAGATGCATAATG GTTGGCGACCCAAAACAGCTTCCTGCTACTGTACTTTCTAATGTGGCTAGTAAGTTTCTCTACGAGTGCAGCATGTTTGAGCGATTACAAAAAGCGGGGCACCCGGTGATAATGCTCACTGAgcag TACCGTATGCACCCTGAAATATGCAGATTTCCATCGATGCATTTTTATGAGAACAAATTACTAAACGGTGCTCAGATGGTTAGTAAATCAGCTCCATTTCACGAACATTGTCTCCTTGGTCCATACATGTTCTTCGACATAGTTGATGGTCATGAATGTTATGGGAAGAATGCTGGTTTTCAGTCTCTCTTTAATGAGTGTGAAGCTGATGCAGCTGTTGAGATACTGAAGTTCCTAAAGAAGAG ATACCCATTGGAATTCACCAATAAGAGAATTGGGATAGTAACTCCCTATAGGAGTCAACTCTCGCTGTTACGTTCACGATTCTCCAATCTTTTCGGGCCAGAAGTTCTTTCTGAGATGGAGCTAAACACTGTCGATGGTTTCCAAGGCCGTGAGGTTGACATATTGGTAGTGTCGACTGTTAGGGCTTCAGATTCAAGTACAAAACAATGTGCCTCGAACTCAGCTAGCATTGGTTTCGTGGCGGATGTGAGGCGCATGAATGTAGCACTAACACGGGCTAAGTTCTCTTTGTGGATAGTTGGTAATGCTAGAACATTGCAAACAAATTTACACTGGGCCGCTTTgataaagaatgctaaagaaaGGAAGCTGTTTGTATCAGTTTCAAGGCCATATAGCTCAATCTTCAAAAAAGATACTTTGGATTCACATTCAAGTCAACCGATGAGGAGTGAAAGAGGAGGCCACAGAGGAAAGGTCAAACACACAGACAAAAACCTAGACAAAAGTACAAGAAGGCTTTTACGGGATAGTAGTTTAAATAATCTTCAAGAAATTTGCAAAAAAGATGAGTCTTCTAAGGTGGTGGTAGGAAGGCCTCATGAAAACAAAAAGCCCAGGGTGCAGGATGAAAAATCAGCAATTTCTGAGGGTAAATTCAAAAGGGAGTCTGTCTCCAAGTGTGTTGGAGACGAGATCAATGTTGATTCGCCAGTGTCAAAAGATTCCAATATGAAATCTTTGGTAAAGAAGGCTAAGAGAGCAAGTAAATCTTCTGAACGCTCAAAATCAAGTAGCAAGTGGAGTCAAGGGGATTCTTCTTCAGCTTTGTCATGCTCGACAAAAGGAAATAACCAAAAAGGGGAGGTGGTGAAGAGTAAAACTACTGTCTTAGGAGAACAAGATCATCTGATCGCAGCAAGGAAGCGACAACGTGAGGCCGTGGATTCTTTATTATCCTCTGCACTTATATCTTCCAAGAAGCCTCCATCAAAACAGTCTTCCTTCAAGAAGCAATCTTGA